A stretch of the Sphingobacterium thalpophilum genome encodes the following:
- a CDS encoding MbnP family protein, whose translation MKSLTKYFLLFVTISVLVSCSKDDGNPVANNITLHFNNTFKNTTIVLGDATSSTATANTSAEGQVHHFSELKYVISNIRLIKADGGEIPYNINDLDKGATVVNHSKPQTLDYVLSNIPVGEYRQIKFGLGVKPELNTLDEARFPNFYAEAGANDTEMMWEWGAGYRFTKIEGFYDTDNKPLSIHTGSTVEGTAGAYTQGVDAYRDINLTLPTNAVVGRNAPRITINADFDKLLSGKTNTIKLTSGTGMNDNATPNIHTAVQMVKFVDNVGGNGSSDMTGMFSIGSVNN comes from the coding sequence ATGAAATCATTAACTAAATATTTCTTACTATTCGTTACGATATCAGTATTGGTGTCCTGTAGCAAGGACGATGGCAATCCTGTAGCCAATAATATCACTTTACATTTCAACAACACATTCAAAAATACGACTATCGTACTTGGGGATGCGACATCTTCCACGGCCACGGCAAACACTTCTGCAGAGGGCCAAGTGCACCACTTTTCAGAATTGAAATACGTTATCAGCAACATCCGTCTGATAAAGGCGGACGGCGGTGAAATCCCCTACAATATCAACGATCTGGACAAAGGGGCGACCGTGGTCAACCATTCCAAACCGCAGACGTTGGATTATGTGTTAAGCAATATTCCGGTAGGTGAATACAGGCAGATAAAATTCGGCTTGGGGGTGAAACCGGAACTGAACACATTGGACGAGGCAAGATTTCCCAATTTCTATGCGGAAGCAGGTGCTAACGATACCGAAATGATGTGGGAATGGGGTGCAGGGTACCGTTTTACGAAGATTGAGGGTTTCTACGATACAGATAACAAACCACTGTCTATCCATACCGGAAGTACTGTTGAGGGAACAGCGGGAGCTTATACGCAAGGGGTAGATGCTTACAGGGATATTAACCTTACACTTCCAACCAATGCAGTGGTCGGCAGGAATGCGCCACGGATTACCATCAATGCGGATTTTGATAAGCTCCTTAGTGGCAAGACGAATACGATTAAGTTGACATCCGGAACAGGTATGAACGACAACGCCACCCCTAATATCCATACTGCTGTCCAAATGGTAAAATTTGTAGATAACGTGGGCGGAAATGGTTCAAGTGACATGACGGGAATGTTTTCTATTGGAAGTGTAAATAACTAA
- a CDS encoding cytochrome-c peroxidase, translating into MKKVLLILSILWLLLSCNKEDDIEPMPYDNPEIPLEMPQGFPAVNSSLSKNKPTEYGVQLGEKLFHEKKFSGNNTISCASCHRQSNAFADNNAQAIGIYGRIGLRNTPPIQNLVFMKSYNWDGSKLTLESQPLVPIITHEEMNSSILEVIGKLKVEHDYKELFRKTFGDEDITPDRIYRSLSQYQYTLISANSKYDKVIRNEGEIFTESEARGYHTFKMKCASCHSTELFTDQSFRNVGFPLNPSTEEAGRARVTGIPADFMNFRVPSLRNAEYTAPYGSFGQFPTLRAVLDYFDNGVLDADNLDPILKENGNRIPLSEQEKQDIINFIKTLSDSKFVGK; encoded by the coding sequence ATGAAAAAAGTACTCCTAATATTATCCATCTTATGGCTGTTGTTGTCGTGCAACAAGGAGGATGATATTGAGCCAATGCCTTACGACAACCCCGAAATCCCATTAGAAATGCCACAAGGGTTCCCGGCAGTCAACAGTTCGTTAAGCAAAAATAAGCCCACAGAATATGGTGTGCAATTAGGTGAAAAGCTATTCCACGAGAAAAAATTTAGTGGCAACAACACGATTTCATGTGCCAGTTGCCACAGGCAATCCAATGCTTTTGCCGATAATAATGCACAAGCTATAGGGATTTATGGTCGCATTGGGCTTCGGAATACCCCACCCATCCAAAATTTGGTGTTTATGAAGTCTTATAATTGGGACGGAAGCAAACTTACATTAGAAAGCCAGCCTTTGGTTCCTATCATCACGCATGAGGAAATGAACTCTTCTATTTTGGAAGTCATTGGAAAGCTAAAGGTTGAGCATGATTACAAAGAGTTGTTCAGAAAGACATTTGGCGATGAAGATATTACTCCCGACAGAATTTACCGCAGTCTTTCACAATATCAATATACACTCATCTCCGCCAACAGTAAGTACGATAAGGTAATACGAAATGAGGGCGAGATATTCACAGAAAGTGAAGCACGGGGCTATCACACGTTTAAAATGAAGTGTGCAAGTTGCCACAGCACAGAGTTGTTTACAGACCAGAGTTTCCGGAATGTCGGTTTCCCATTGAACCCGAGCACCGAAGAAGCGGGACGGGCAAGGGTGACAGGAATACCTGCTGATTTTATGAATTTTCGGGTTCCCTCTTTACGGAATGCCGAATATACCGCTCCCTACGGAAGTTTCGGCCAGTTTCCGACTTTGAGGGCTGTTTTGGATTATTTCGACAATGGCGTTTTAGATGCCGATAACCTTGATCCTATTTTAAAAGAGAACGGCAATAGAATACCGCTAAGCGAACAGGAAAAACAGGATATTATCAACTTTATAAAAACGTTAAGTGACAGCAAGTTTGTCGGGAAATAA
- a CDS encoding GLPGLI family protein, translating into MTKHIKLIFWIIGLCTGVAHAQHAYFPSSGTVTYERKFHVQNFLKRNYLNKPDLDTWDKLTVDNAVKNGPVEVVTHHTLKFYDSETLFETVQEDYPASYRNVTRYNAILPDAKTYINFKNQEYLKLLPFGDEQLLLKDSLPAVKWKYTDEYRHIAGYDCRRVNGIIQDSIYAVAFFAGQIPIPGGPELVHGLPGLILGISIPSMNVNMFATKVEISNAPVSNVLTKKKKVVPESKAEITKKLKETVYDWLDESEFRKRLQSVFF; encoded by the coding sequence ATGACTAAGCATATAAAACTCATCTTTTGGATAATAGGTCTGTGTACCGGCGTAGCGCATGCCCAGCATGCCTATTTCCCCAGCAGTGGTACGGTGACCTATGAGCGGAAATTTCACGTGCAGAATTTCCTGAAACGCAATTACCTGAACAAACCGGATCTGGACACCTGGGATAAGTTAACGGTAGACAATGCCGTAAAAAATGGTCCTGTGGAAGTGGTCACTCATCATACGCTCAAATTTTACGATAGCGAGACCTTATTTGAAACGGTGCAGGAAGACTACCCTGCGAGTTACCGGAATGTCACACGCTATAACGCCATTCTTCCGGATGCGAAAACCTATATTAACTTCAAAAATCAGGAATATCTGAAACTGCTGCCTTTTGGGGACGAGCAGCTCTTGCTAAAAGACTCACTGCCGGCAGTGAAATGGAAGTACACCGACGAATACCGTCATATTGCCGGATACGATTGTCGCAGGGTCAATGGCATTATTCAGGATTCGATCTATGCCGTCGCCTTCTTTGCGGGGCAGATTCCGATTCCGGGCGGTCCCGAACTCGTGCACGGTCTTCCCGGACTGATACTGGGTATCTCGATTCCCAGTATGAATGTCAATATGTTTGCGACCAAGGTGGAAATCAGCAATGCTCCGGTCTCCAATGTGCTGACCAAGAAAAAGAAGGTCGTGCCCGAATCCAAGGCCGAAATCACGAAAAAGTTGAAAGAAACAGTGTACGATTGGCTGGACGAAAGCGAGTTCAGAAAGCGGCTCCAGAGTGTATTTTTTTAG
- a CDS encoding outer membrane beta-barrel protein: MKLAYLFLLILVLMVCSTAAFAQQKLSGTVVDGKDRAKLYQASIALLNPKDSILIKFDRTKEDGKFQISNLDTGTYKMVVSYPQYADLVKDIQVGVQGLDLGTVSLSKAALLLEEVQVTGKIPVVIKGDTIEYDAGSFKVEKDAKVEDLLKVLPGITIDGTGKITAQGKEVKKVLLDGEEFFGDDPTLITKNIRSDMVSKVQVYEKKSDLAVRTGVDDGERTQTIDIRLKEDKKKGMFGQAVAGAGTDRYYGAKAMLNKFKGSQKIAAYGILANDGMVGLGFEDSQKYGVGGSSNVQMMDGGGIMISSSGDGSDGGWDGKYYGGGVPKAVNMGASYSDKSKDDKHKINVNYKRSQIDVANTSTYNAQNNLPERAQIDNTVTQSENETKSNIANLRYDVKLDSFSDLTLNMGLTKSSRDNSSFSEADQRTLDGTMITKTSSRTDMDSDLDKFNVNAMLTRRFKKERRSITFDVNANTDQNRSSTKYFSDNAFNSGRRDTIDQFKYDKLSNNTYGASVTYTEPLSKRLTAAIGYSFTNNQSRTLNQSFDKDVQTGQYTVLDQDILNDFDFSSLKNGVNASLTYKSSSLTVNLSNRVDFEDVKRTYNNLNKVLQRDQTSVNPNFSISYKISKSKNLNFRYTGRTAQPSLTQIEPLRQNAQPLIEYLDNPDLKAGFNNSYFINYNSYKQLKDRGVYFYVSADQGRKSINNFVRYNLEEGTQQISYVNIDKDNWRMYGGGSYYFVLHKKWGLKADLGMRAQYNSQFSYLSLLNEDAQLNRNQTKSITADIGFNRNKANKMDFYVNFMPGVEQMSSYLQPDLNRTTFMLRSYAQFTYYLPKDFKISISANQNYQAATKTLQSINLINMNGYISKKFLKDKSLEAQLFVNDIFNKNNGVSRYQSGTSFIQTSNEVLRRYGMLKVIYNFTTMNRP; the protein is encoded by the coding sequence ATGAAATTAGCCTATCTCTTCCTGTTGATTCTGGTGCTTATGGTCTGCAGTACAGCAGCCTTTGCGCAGCAGAAGCTGTCAGGTACTGTGGTGGACGGTAAAGACCGGGCCAAGCTGTATCAGGCGTCCATCGCACTGCTCAATCCCAAAGACTCTATTTTGATCAAATTTGACCGTACCAAAGAGGACGGAAAGTTTCAGATCAGCAATCTGGATACCGGGACCTATAAAATGGTCGTCTCCTATCCGCAGTATGCGGACTTGGTCAAAGACATACAGGTGGGCGTTCAGGGACTTGATCTCGGTACGGTATCCCTTTCCAAGGCAGCCCTGCTTCTGGAGGAGGTACAGGTGACGGGCAAGATTCCGGTCGTTATCAAGGGCGATACCATCGAATACGATGCGGGCAGCTTTAAGGTCGAGAAGGACGCCAAAGTCGAGGATCTGCTAAAAGTTCTGCCGGGGATCACCATCGACGGAACCGGCAAGATCACCGCCCAGGGCAAGGAGGTCAAAAAAGTATTGCTCGACGGCGAGGAATTTTTTGGCGACGATCCGACGCTGATCACCAAAAATATCCGGTCCGATATGGTCAGCAAGGTGCAGGTATATGAGAAGAAATCTGATCTGGCGGTACGCACTGGCGTTGATGACGGGGAGCGGACGCAGACGATCGATATCCGGCTCAAAGAAGATAAAAAGAAAGGCATGTTCGGCCAGGCGGTTGCCGGAGCAGGAACAGACCGTTATTATGGAGCAAAAGCCATGCTCAACAAATTCAAAGGTTCGCAGAAGATAGCAGCCTACGGCATCCTGGCCAATGATGGCATGGTCGGACTGGGCTTTGAAGACAGTCAGAAATACGGAGTGGGCGGTAGCAGCAACGTGCAGATGATGGACGGGGGTGGCATTATGATATCCTCCAGTGGCGACGGCTCCGATGGTGGATGGGATGGTAAATATTATGGTGGCGGAGTGCCAAAAGCTGTCAATATGGGGGCAAGCTATTCCGACAAGTCGAAGGATGATAAGCACAAGATCAATGTCAACTATAAACGCAGTCAGATTGATGTCGCCAATACCAGTACGTATAACGCGCAGAACAACCTTCCCGAACGTGCTCAGATCGACAATACTGTGACCCAGTCCGAAAACGAAACCAAGTCAAATATCGCAAACCTGCGGTATGATGTAAAGCTCGATTCCTTTTCGGATTTGACCCTGAATATGGGGCTCACCAAATCCAGCCGTGACAATTCATCCTTTTCCGAAGCAGACCAGCGCACACTGGATGGTACCATGATCACCAAGACTTCATCCCGTACGGATATGGACAGTGATCTCGACAAGTTCAATGTCAACGCTATGCTGACACGGCGTTTCAAAAAAGAACGGCGCTCCATTACTTTTGATGTCAATGCTAATACGGACCAGAACCGCTCCAGCACTAAATACTTCTCGGACAACGCGTTTAATAGCGGACGTAGGGATACGATTGATCAATTTAAATATGATAAGCTCAGCAACAATACCTATGGAGCGTCGGTCACTTATACCGAACCCTTATCTAAACGGCTCACGGCAGCAATTGGTTATTCCTTTACCAACAATCAGTCCCGTACGCTCAACCAGTCCTTCGATAAGGATGTTCAAACAGGACAATATACTGTTCTGGATCAGGATATCCTGAACGATTTTGACTTTTCCAGTCTCAAAAATGGCGTGAATGCGTCATTGACTTATAAGTCCAGTTCCTTGACGGTCAACCTCAGCAATAGGGTCGATTTTGAGGATGTCAAGCGGACATATAATAACCTGAATAAGGTTCTCCAACGCGACCAGACTTCGGTCAATCCTAATTTTTCAATAAGCTACAAGATTTCGAAAAGCAAGAATCTGAATTTTCGCTATACAGGACGTACTGCACAGCCCTCGCTGACACAGATTGAGCCGTTGCGCCAGAATGCCCAGCCACTGATCGAGTATCTCGATAATCCGGACTTGAAAGCGGGCTTCAATAATTCGTATTTTATCAACTATAACAGTTATAAACAACTCAAAGACCGTGGTGTCTACTTCTATGTCAGTGCTGACCAGGGCAGGAAGAGCATCAACAATTTTGTTCGTTACAACCTGGAGGAAGGCACGCAGCAGATCTCCTATGTCAATATCGATAAAGACAACTGGCGGATGTATGGTGGTGGATCTTATTACTTTGTGCTCCATAAGAAATGGGGCCTTAAAGCCGATTTAGGGATGCGTGCACAGTACAATAGCCAATTCAGTTATTTGTCTTTGCTGAACGAGGATGCCCAGCTGAACAGGAACCAGACGAAGAGCATTACTGCAGATATCGGATTCAACAGAAACAAAGCCAATAAAATGGACTTTTATGTCAATTTCATGCCCGGCGTTGAACAGATGAGTTCTTATTTGCAGCCAGACCTCAATCGTACTACATTTATGCTGCGCTCGTATGCACAGTTTACCTACTATCTGCCAAAAGATTTTAAGATTTCCATTTCTGCCAACCAGAATTATCAGGCAGCAACCAAGACCCTGCAGTCCATCAACCTGATCAATATGAATGGCTATATCTCTAAAAAATTCCTCAAAGACAAGTCATTGGAAGCGCAGTTGTTTGTCAACGACATCTTTAACAAAAACAATGGGGTATCACGTTATCAGAGCGGTACATCATTTATCCAGACCAGTAATGAGGTCTTGCGGCGTTATGGCATGCTGAAGGTGATCTACAATTTTACCACGATGAACCGTCCATGA
- a CDS encoding RrF2 family transcriptional regulator — MLSKKTKYAIKALMVLGRNYGNEPMQIVKIAQEENIPKKFLEQILLEMRNAGILYSKKGAGGGYSLNKAPEDIFLSQVMRLIDGPIALLPCVSLNFYRSCDECIQEHACGIRDTFVEVRNAMLQILNDTSIAHLINKEKELNLNVDEAN, encoded by the coding sequence ATGCTTTCCAAAAAGACAAAGTATGCAATAAAGGCACTGATGGTGCTCGGCCGTAATTATGGGAATGAACCGATGCAGATCGTGAAGATTGCGCAGGAAGAAAATATTCCAAAAAAATTTCTGGAACAGATTCTTCTCGAGATGCGCAACGCGGGAATTCTCTACAGTAAGAAAGGTGCAGGTGGTGGCTACAGCCTCAATAAAGCTCCCGAGGATATTTTCTTATCCCAGGTCATGCGGCTGATCGATGGGCCAATTGCGCTGCTACCCTGCGTGAGCCTCAACTTCTACCGTTCCTGCGACGAGTGTATCCAGGAACATGCCTGCGGTATCCGCGATACCTTCGTCGAGGTGCGCAATGCCATGCTGCAGATTCTGAATGATACCAGTATTGCCCATTTAATCAATAAAGAAAAAGAATTGAATCTTAACGTGGACGAAGCGAACTAA
- the pafA gene encoding alkaline phosphatase PafA: protein MIKKFFLSVVLGIAALSTMAQQPERPKLVVGLMVDQMRWDYLYRFADRYGNDGFRRLLKEGFSCENTLINYIPTYTAIGHSSVYTGSVPSIHGIAGNDWIEEQTGKNMYCTQDDNVVGVGTVEKEGKQSPRNLLASTVTDQLKLASNFKSKVIGIAIKDRGGILPAGHFADAAYWFEAKSGNWITSNFYMDKLPKWVEDFNKKKLAEKYLKADWKPMYDISTYAANSIADDNIYEGKYPGEDKPTLPRATSKLMKDEGLELIKTTPMGNQLTLDLAKEAIKQEQMGNNPTKNTDFLCVSLSATDYVGHRYSLTAVEIEDIYLQLDRQLADFFAYLDNTVGKGNYTFFLTADHGASYNSRFFMDMRGNGGYFYSRQIISGLNKTLKEKFGQEKIVKSMMNYQVHLNNQLIDSLQLDRDKIKETIIRQLRHTDGVAYVADMEKGESLMIPQPIREKMINGYNFKRSGVIQIVCEPQWYDGTPRSTGTTHGTWSGYDSHIPLVFMGWGIKPGVSNTEVHIVDIAPTIAALLHITEPNGSIGKPITAVLGQ from the coding sequence ATGATAAAAAAATTTTTTTTAAGTGTCGTACTTGGAATAGCAGCACTCTCCACCATGGCACAGCAACCGGAAAGACCGAAGCTGGTCGTCGGTCTGATGGTCGACCAGATGCGCTGGGATTATTTATACCGTTTTGCAGACCGGTATGGCAATGATGGCTTCAGACGGCTATTAAAAGAAGGCTTCTCCTGTGAGAATACACTGATCAACTATATTCCGACGTATACCGCGATCGGGCACAGTTCCGTCTACACTGGATCGGTTCCCTCCATTCACGGGATCGCTGGCAATGACTGGATTGAAGAGCAGACCGGCAAAAATATGTACTGCACCCAGGATGACAATGTCGTTGGCGTGGGCACCGTCGAAAAGGAAGGAAAACAGTCACCCCGCAACCTGCTGGCCTCCACGGTGACCGATCAGCTCAAGCTGGCCTCCAACTTTAAATCCAAAGTGATCGGTATTGCCATCAAGGACCGCGGCGGTATACTGCCTGCCGGCCATTTTGCGGATGCCGCCTACTGGTTTGAAGCGAAATCGGGCAACTGGATCACGTCCAATTTCTATATGGACAAATTGCCGAAATGGGTGGAGGACTTCAATAAGAAAAAATTAGCTGAAAAATACCTGAAAGCAGACTGGAAACCTATGTACGACATCAGTACCTATGCTGCCAACAGTATTGCAGACGATAATATATACGAGGGCAAATATCCCGGTGAGGACAAGCCCACCCTACCGCGCGCCACATCCAAATTAATGAAAGACGAAGGTCTTGAGCTGATCAAGACGACTCCGATGGGCAATCAGCTGACCCTGGATCTGGCCAAAGAAGCGATCAAACAGGAGCAGATGGGCAACAATCCAACAAAAAATACAGATTTTCTCTGCGTCAGCCTCTCGGCCACCGATTATGTCGGTCACCGTTATTCCCTGACCGCTGTGGAGATCGAAGATATCTACCTGCAGCTGGATAGGCAGCTGGCTGATTTCTTCGCCTATCTGGACAATACAGTGGGCAAGGGCAATTATACCTTCTTCCTGACCGCAGATCATGGCGCCTCGTACAACTCCCGTTTCTTTATGGATATGAGAGGCAATGGCGGTTACTTCTACTCTCGTCAGATCATTTCGGGACTCAACAAAACGCTGAAAGAAAAATTCGGACAAGAAAAGATTGTAAAGAGCATGATGAACTACCAGGTGCATCTCAACAATCAGCTGATCGACTCGCTGCAGCTGGATCGCGACAAGATCAAGGAAACCATTATCCGTCAGCTGCGCCACACCGACGGGGTGGCCTATGTGGCTGACATGGAAAAAGGCGAGAGCCTGATGATTCCGCAGCCGATCCGCGAGAAGATGATCAATGGTTACAATTTCAAACGCAGCGGCGTGATCCAGATCGTTTGCGAGCCACAGTGGTATGACGGTACACCCCGCTCCACAGGTACGACACACGGGACATGGTCGGGCTACGATTCACATATCCCGTTGGTATTCATGGGCTGGGGCATTAAACCGGGAGTGTCCAACACCGAAGTGCATATCGTTGATATTGCTCCGACCATTGCTGCCCTATTGCACATCACCGAGCCCAACGGAAGTATTGGTAAGCCGATCACAGCCGTATTGGGACAATAA
- the uvrA gene encoding excinuclease ABC subunit UvrA, translating to MSKQVEHTPKEYIQIKGARVNNLKNIDVDIPKNKLVVITGMSGSGKSSLAFDTLYAEGQRRYVESLSSYARQFMGRMNKPEVDYIKGIAPAIAIEQRVITSNPRSTVGTSTEIYDYLKLLYARIGKTISPISGREVTKDSVSSVVDHALQLGPGESVTILAPLVPTHGRKLKEELSLLLQKGFVRVVYQDKMQKIESVIDDKTIANQDIRNGEVLIVVDRVRIEQDDDTINRLSDSVQTGFFEGKGELYLEVHGNRQHFSHKFELDGMTFEEPSPNFFSFNNPYGACRRCEGYGKIIGIDPDLVIPDKSRSVYDGAIAPWRGEKMGEWLQVLIKNSLKFDFPIHRAYSDLTAEQKELLWTGNSYFAGLNAFFEDLEQQTYKIQYRVMLSRYRGKTDCPDCRGTRLRKDATYVKVGGRSITDIVLMPLEEALAFFRHLPLEGNEQVIAKRLLAEIINRLQFLCDVGLSYLTLNRLSNTLSGGESQRINLATSLGSSLVGSIYVLDEPSIGLHPRDTQRLISVLKSLRDVGNTVVVVEHEQEMMEAADYLIDIGPEAGIHGGEMVFAGTYAEILNDSKSLTGRYLSGKSRIEIPKKRRPWSDSITVRGAHENNLKGIDVQFPLNTFTVVSGVSGSGKTSLVKRILYPALQKAIGNYSGEQTGVYDAIEGDIAKVEQIEMVDQNPIGRSSRSNPVTYVKAWDEIRALYASQAAAKAAGLKPAAFSFNVEGGRCDVCQGEGEVKIEMQFMADIVLPCEACGGKRFKQFVLDVHYKNKSVADVLELSVDEAIEFFGDQPKILAKLQPLQDVGLGYVKLGQSSSTLSGGEAQRIKLASFLIKGNNSKKTLFIFDEPTTGLHFQDIQKLLKSFDALIDQGNSILVIEHNMDMIKSADWVIDIGPEGGNKGGQLVFAGLPEDLIHCKDSYTGQFLRAHLKD from the coding sequence ATGAGTAAACAGGTGGAGCATACTCCAAAAGAATATATTCAGATTAAAGGGGCGCGGGTCAATAATTTAAAAAATATCGATGTTGATATCCCCAAAAACAAATTGGTCGTCATTACCGGAATGTCGGGTTCAGGGAAATCATCGCTGGCTTTCGATACGCTCTATGCAGAGGGACAGCGGCGTTATGTGGAGAGCCTGTCTTCCTATGCCCGGCAGTTTATGGGACGCATGAATAAGCCGGAGGTGGATTATATCAAAGGCATTGCGCCGGCCATTGCCATCGAGCAGCGGGTGATCACCAGCAATCCACGTTCTACCGTCGGTACATCCACCGAAATATATGACTACCTCAAGCTGCTCTATGCACGTATCGGCAAGACCATATCCCCCATATCCGGACGGGAAGTGACCAAAGACAGCGTGAGCTCCGTCGTCGATCATGCGCTGCAGCTTGGCCCCGGAGAATCCGTCACGATCCTTGCGCCACTAGTGCCCACGCATGGCCGCAAACTCAAAGAGGAACTGTCCCTTTTGCTGCAGAAAGGTTTTGTGCGTGTCGTGTATCAGGACAAGATGCAAAAGATTGAAAGTGTGATCGACGATAAGACCATTGCCAATCAGGATATCCGGAACGGTGAGGTGCTGATCGTCGTGGACCGTGTACGCATCGAGCAGGATGACGATACGATCAACCGCTTATCGGACTCCGTTCAGACTGGATTTTTTGAAGGTAAGGGCGAGCTGTATCTCGAAGTCCATGGCAACAGACAGCATTTCTCGCACAAGTTTGAGCTCGACGGGATGACTTTCGAGGAGCCTTCCCCCAATTTTTTTAGTTTTAACAATCCCTACGGGGCCTGCCGCCGCTGTGAAGGCTATGGCAAGATCATCGGTATAGATCCCGACCTTGTCATCCCCGACAAGAGCCGTTCGGTGTACGATGGTGCCATCGCACCATGGCGGGGTGAGAAAATGGGCGAGTGGCTGCAGGTTCTGATCAAGAATTCGCTGAAGTTTGATTTTCCGATCCATCGGGCCTACTCCGATCTGACGGCCGAACAAAAAGAATTGCTCTGGACCGGAAATAGCTATTTCGCTGGTCTCAACGCATTTTTCGAAGATCTGGAACAGCAGACCTACAAAATTCAGTACCGCGTGATGCTTTCGCGCTACCGCGGCAAGACGGACTGTCCCGACTGCCGTGGGACGAGGCTGCGCAAAGATGCCACCTATGTCAAAGTGGGGGGCAGGTCCATCACGGATATCGTACTCATGCCCCTCGAGGAAGCTTTGGCGTTTTTCAGGCACCTGCCGCTGGAAGGAAATGAGCAGGTCATTGCCAAGCGCCTGCTGGCCGAAATCATCAACCGGCTGCAGTTTCTCTGTGATGTGGGGCTCAGCTACCTCACGCTCAACCGGCTGTCCAATACCCTTTCGGGCGGCGAATCGCAGCGGATCAACCTGGCCACTTCCCTGGGAAGTTCACTTGTCGGATCGATCTATGTGCTCGATGAGCCCAGCATCGGACTGCACCCGCGGGATACACAGCGGCTCATTTCGGTGCTCAAATCCCTGCGTGATGTCGGCAATACCGTCGTCGTGGTCGAGCATGAGCAGGAGATGATGGAGGCTGCCGATTACCTGATCGATATTGGTCCCGAGGCTGGCATCCACGGCGGGGAGATGGTGTTTGCGGGTACCTACGCCGAAATCCTGAACGATAGCAAAAGCCTGACGGGGCGATACCTCAGTGGAAAAAGCCGCATCGAAATACCGAAAAAACGCCGCCCATGGTCGGATAGCATTACCGTCAGGGGAGCGCATGAAAACAACCTCAAGGGGATCGATGTGCAGTTTCCCCTAAATACTTTTACAGTGGTATCGGGCGTATCCGGCTCAGGCAAGACTTCCCTGGTCAAGCGGATCCTTTACCCCGCATTGCAGAAAGCCATTGGCAATTATTCGGGCGAACAGACCGGTGTTTACGATGCGATCGAAGGTGATATTGCCAAGGTAGAACAGATCGAGATGGTCGACCAGAATCCCATCGGGCGCTCGTCCCGCTCCAATCCGGTCACCTATGTCAAAGCCTGGGACGAAATCCGGGCCTTATACGCCAGTCAGGCAGCGGCAAAAGCAGCAGGACTCAAGCCGGCAGCATTTTCGTTCAACGTGGAAGGCGGGCGCTGCGATGTCTGCCAGGGAGAGGGCGAAGTCAAGATCGAAATGCAGTTTATGGCAGATATTGTGCTGCCTTGTGAAGCCTGTGGCGGCAAACGCTTCAAACAGTTTGTGCTGGATGTGCATTACAAAAATAAGTCTGTGGCGGATGTGCTCGAACTGAGTGTAGATGAGGCCATCGAATTTTTCGGCGACCAGCCCAAGATACTGGCCAAGCTGCAGCCCCTGCAGGATGTCGGTCTGGGCTACGTCAAACTCGGACAGTCCTCCAGCACACTGTCAGGCGGTGAGGCCCAGCGGATCAAGCTGGCTTCCTTCCTGATCAAAGGCAACAACAGCAAAAAGACACTCTTTATCTTCGATGAACCGACTACAGGGCTGCACTTTCAGGATATCCAGAAGTTGCTGAAGTCCTTTGATGCATTGATCGATCAGGGCAATAGCATTTTGGTCATCGAACATAATATGGATATGATCAAATCGGCGGACTGGGTCATCGATATCGGTCCCGAAGGAGGCAATAAGGGTGGGCAGCTCGTGTTCGCGGGCCTTCCGGAAGATCTTATCCATTGTAAAGATTCTTATACAGGGCAGTTTTTGAGGGCACATTTAAAAGATTAA